The Halictus rubicundus isolate RS-2024b chromosome 5, iyHalRubi1_principal, whole genome shotgun sequence nucleotide sequence AGTTTGCGTTTTAAAATCGAACGTCGTCGAACATTGAAAGACACGCTCCCCTGGAGGCCGACAGAGTTCTTGTGTAGCGTAATTTCTGTGAAAATCAGTCAAAATGGATCCCGAAGCATTCCTGGACATGGCCAATCAGTTcattaaattgaaaatgtacCCGTACTTCGACATCGCGCACAGCGTACTCTGTGCGCTACACGTCAGAGAGGATTTAGGACCCGGTAAGCCCAAGCCCACCCGAACGATTCTAAATTTAATCCGGTCACAGAGCTAGCTTATGCCTTTTCTAAGATTCTGCACTATCTCCTGAAACACCTCGTTCTTTTTTCCTCCTCGTCGATTCTGCCTGTGCGCGGAAATCTTTTTTTACTATCGAGACCATCCTGATTTTATAGTCTCGAATTTGCTCGTAGTATAAAAATACTCGCGGCGCCTCCTAATGATCATGAATCGAGAGAATTAGTTAATTTTATTTGACGATCGGTAATATCTCGTGTATTTTCGTACGCGCCACAGCCgtttactatttttaaattgttctttgGGAATCGACGGTTCGGCTTAATTTTAGCTTCTCCACCGTGAAATGCATAATTTCTAACAGCGGTAATTAAACACCGCgtgttatatatgtatatatttgtatgCTCTATTGCCACATTGAAAAAATGAAGATCCCCGATCAAGTATCTGTTACCATACAGTCTTTGGCACAATTATAATAATCTTATTTTGTAGCCATCACTGAAACTACCCAGCTAATCTATTTCAGTATACACCTTTGCGAGTAGGTcagattttcttcaaaatttggtcttagcttttgttacATCCTCTATTTGAGCTTCTCATGTTAcattatgtgtatatatatgtttTTGTCATGTCtgctgaaaaataaagaatttacAGTGTGAAAGTGTACTACAATGACTGTACAATTCACTAAGAAAGTTCTCTTTCAATGACTTCCTTATGCAATGAACTGTGAAGGATAAATCTGTAAATAACCAGCATTGTTTCAATGCCTTCCTTACTGTACCAAACTCTGAATAAAGAGTTTGCATTGTTCAatgtagaaataaaaaattgattttttatcaAAACAAATCGaacgatatttttttaatattctgaaTGTGTCTCCAATGTTTGAAAGTAGTATGCCAGGGCAACAGTAATTCTATGTTTCCGGTAACTTGGATTACATTTGTACGTATACGTGTGGATGTATCATAGTACACTTATAAGGATTCTGAGTGACCTAGTTGAATTAGCACACCCCTTGATATTTCATGGTGTATCAAATGTTCATCGAATCGCTTAGGAAATTCTTTTTCACCATCCTATTTCCCAAAAATCATTTTCCTAAAAATTACTTGATCTTTTATGAAGATCATTTTTTCCTCgataaaaagatattttgttTCAATTCAGTGGACTGTTCTGAATGTTGgagtttatgataaaaatgtaattaaatttttattaagatCACTTTTTGCTCCATAGAAGGGTATTtccctaaaaacattttaaagttcataatgtttttttttcatattttggcTAAAAATAGGTGCCCAAGCATTCTCGAGAAAACATCCCTTATCATGCTGGCTTTCGACAATGTTGGTGACATTCGCAAGCGGTATGGTGTGCAATGCTCTCCTGGGGGAACCAGTTCTAGCACCTTTGAAAAATACACCACAAGTTCTAGTCGCAACCGTTGTTTGGTCAGTATTTATTAATCACAGAATTATGGTTCAAATGATATTTTAGACCATACTCGAAATACATTTATAAATGAACTTATCAACGTATTTAGGTATGTGATATTTTATACACCATTTGATATTGGATACAAAGTAGCCAAATTTCTACCAGTAAAAATCGTGTGTGCAACtctaaaagaaatatataggtAAATATAAGAAAAATCATTCTTATTAGTTATTTTATTATCTGTACTTTATTCTTctcttatttctttttttaacaacTTTAGGTGTAAAAAAGTATACGACGGGGTAACACACGCAGGAAAACTTTATCCAGATGCATATCTAATCATGGTCATAATCGGCACACTCAAAGGTAAGCTTTAAATACTATATCATAGCTTTGATATAATGAAATAGTAAATTTAACTCACTCTGTTCACTTGTAGGCAACGGAGCAGGCTTTACAAAACTGTTTGAGCGTCTAATACGAGGTGTATGGACTCCAACTGCGATGGAACTGATGCAACCTAGCTTGTACGCACGAGTCCTTTCTTCCTTTTCTGTAAATCACTAAtttgttttataataaaaaactAATTTGTTTCAGCCCTACGAAAGCCTCAATGGTTGCGTCGATCATCTTTGTCCTAGATAAAAAGACTGATCTCATTTCTGCACCTCATGCATTGGTTTACTTTGGCATTGTTATCTTCTTCGTGTATTTCAAGGTAAACATTTTTCTGGTCATCTAAATACTTGATATTGAATCAAACCTGATTAACGTTATTTCAGCTATCATCGATTTTGCTGGGTATCCACGATCCGTTTGTACCTTTCGAAAATTTGTTCTGCGCGCTGTTCCTCGGAGGAATTTGGGATTCGTTAGCCAAATTTCTGGGCCGAGGCCAAGCCAAAGACGAGAAAGCAGATGCCAAGAAAAAGGACTAAACGTTTGTACATTTTGTGCGTATACCCTTTAATAATACCATGCGTGCGAATTACGTAACTTCGTTACAAAACGAAGCATAGTAGAGTCGTATCATTCGTTCTAATCCGATTCTGTCCCGCCAATAGGTGCATAAAGTCTTCAATGAgattcattttaacactagcAATAATTTGCTGACGAATCAATGAATGAAAACAATTTCAAATCTACATAACTGTACGATACTCGCATGTTGAAGCGCGACTACCGACAAATCATTGAATATCAGAAGtacaataatttattattatatatattttaataaggACGAGTGGTGCATACAGCGGGATAGAGTGACTTCGATTACTGGGAAAATCAGCAGTATTATATGTCTGTTAACAACCACTTGCCGCTAAAGTATAACTATACAATTTGGTCGCACGCTGTAATGAATCCGACGattttataaagaaaaaaaaaagaaacgaacgtaattttaatataaattagaTCGGTTAGTTGAAAAATGATTGTTCGTAGAAACAATAAGATGTACGTGCAATACGATGCGTGAGCATTAGAAATATGTCTCCGGTCACTGATTTTttgataatatatatatacctcGTATAAAGTTATAGCgatcgaatttaaaaatgttgttgATACAGTGATTTTGTAGTGCAATATGCAATCTTCCTTACAATCTAAATGCATGTTAGGAATTATTAAGGCCAATTTGAAGTATCCTAACTTTGGCATGCATCATGTAGCGACGAAACACCGAATCGTCGTTCCATCGTGCGGTATCATACGACGAAGGTACGAGTTAAAAAATACTCAGGATGATAATGAAGTTCTATAGTTTCGACGAATATTTCAGTGATAAGATttcgattataaaatacttgacagaaaattttaaatCGTGTAAAAAATGCTCGAGGGAACGTACACCTCttttatactattttattataatatcaaGGGTTGGTACTTGCCACACGTACAGGTATCAAAGTGTTTGCCTTCGACTCAACGATGTGAACATAATTTATTATGAAAATTAAACTATTTAATTTTCATATAATGTTCCATTTGTCAGAACGTTGTACATTTTCATGTAATAAAATGAAGTTTGCTCTTCCACGTTTGTAGCCTGATGCACCATCCTTTTCGATTTACACAATAAACGAGACCAGTCTTAAATAGAGAGAAATCTTTTTATTAATATCTAATTGCGTTAATGATAAAAAGCCATTAAGAAGTGTCACGATGAAAACTACTCTAATAAAATTTCCCAGAACAATGCACAATGCAATGTTTATTAAACTCGAGAAAGGTCAAAAGGTAACTAAGATCAACCATTGTCAAGGACACATTTCGAAATAAAAGTTTGGACGATCAACTAATAGTTGTTTCTCGCAAAAGTGCATTTACGTGTCGTACATAGTGGAATTTTAGGAGTGTGCATACAGTTAAATGCATCAGTATTCGTTACGTCTGTCCAATCCTGATCACAATACAGTTTGCCTTTACAATTATCGTCGCAACGATCCATACTTGATCGTTTGCGATAATCACAATTAACTTGGAACTTCGGTTCTTCCTGATTCGAAGATATACAAATTGTGTAAGGCACACAAGTAGATCTACCGCATGTTTCTACACGTTTATCAAGGAACTTCTTCTCAAGGTCATCCTCGGTTTTTAAAGTTAACGTTTCTTTGTCAGACTTTTTAATTGCTTGGCTATCAGTACACTTTATCACTCGGACTAAGATAGGGTCTCGCTTCTGAGTACCAACAGTGATTCTGTGTTGTTTAtcaatgtttattttatttgaacacaCAGAATTATCCAAACCATTCTGAATACCCGTGTCGCGAGTCTGTAATAATGACCCATTGGTTCCAATATCTCTGTATTCGCAATGGGTGCAGACTTCTTTGTCAGCAACTAGTTTCTTTGCTTCTTTTAATGTAGGAGCCCCTTCGCTCCCATCCCCTTGGACACCTGTAGATCGGTAAACCAGCTTGTACGGATCTTCCCTGGTCATAGTTAATTTATTTACGCAGACGCTATGTGTTTCTGCGTTGGACAAGGTCTGTACGCACTCGTCTTTGGTAAGATCCACTCCTAAAGCCGTGATCGCGAATTCTTTGATTCTCTTCACCATCTCCGTTGCATCGGTTGCACAATCAGTGCTGTATTTTTTCTGCTCATCTAAAATCAATGATTCCCCGATGACGAAACGCAAAAGAGACAAGCTTAAATAACTTACAGTCGGTTTGTGACTTTACGCAACGAGACCCACGATTTATCTTGGAAGATAACATCTTGCAGAGTAGTTGTTGCAATGCAGTGGTCACTGTAGGGTCCTTTATCAACTCGGACATGTTACGTGGACATGTCTCCGCGTTGCACGCTTTCATATATGCCTCAGCTGTtagagaataaaaatatttcaatatttgtcGAGGTTGCACAATCTCTACAGGATAAAGCCACTCTAGAGCACGGAAAACAAATCTAATTTAACTAAAAATCTATTTGCTGGTCTTTATTACACAGACTTTGAAGTGTAAAAAAAGatgtttttataataatttttattcacacTTCAAAGTATGTATAACAAAGACTTGTGAatagatttttcatttctttcattATATTCCCGTTGTTTTTCGTGCTCTAGAATGGCTTTACCGCTCAACCCACTTTCGCCTACTGCAGCTTCTTTGTAATCTTTCTGTCGGATGCAACCCTTTAAAGACCCATGGGACTTCGCTCGAGATGGGGGTACACACTCTCCACCAGTACCAACACTCTTATAACATACAGTAGTTACAGAACCGCTGCTATGGACTCTTTGAACAGATGATGATGTCTCAACGTCCCTCGTTCTTTCCAATGAAGACGAGCGAGCCGTACTTCCTCGTGATACGCAAACAGTACTCTGTGTTCCTTTCGATGCTTGGCCATTTACATTCACTGCTTTGTCCTCTAAATTTTGTTTTACAGTATACACACCCACTTGTTTTTCTTGCATGTGATTTATAGTTTGAATTGAAGCGCTACGTCTTCTCTCTTCTGGCAGGCATACTATGCACTGAGTCCCCCATTCCCTGTACTCAACTGTGCTAGTGTGCGCATCATTTTTCTTCAATTCAAGAGACAATTGTGTCCCTTTTGTACACAATTCTGGTTTCGAGCACTGGACCCCTTGAGTGCATTGACAAACACTCTGCGTCCCTACCGGTATCCCTCCTGAATTTTTCTTCGAGTCTGGTAGAATGATCTTGAATCGAGTACACGCTTCTATAGCACCACCCTCGAATGCATTCTTCTCTCCAGGATCCAGTTGCACCACTTGCAGCTGAGGAGACTCTGTAGTCTGTGTTTCCTTGTCTAATTTAGGAATTTTAGCTGGTGCTGGTTTGGAAAAGTCTCTCACGAAATCTCCAGAATCGTCTGTGTATGTTTCCGGATGGATGGTGCAATACGTTGCATCTGAAAAAGCAATGCTGTATTGTGACAATACATTACAGTGGCGAGCATGTTAATAGGGAAATGTAAAGGCGTCAATTTAATGTAGTGCAatcaaattttaatttgaatcgATCTTTCAGAGATACCATCTTCAACTACATTTATTAAGCTTCCTAAATCGCATAAGTTTTATTCATTTTGTCAAAAGTCGATTCAAATTTGTACTATTATTTTAAG carries:
- the LOC143354043 gene encoding trimeric intracellular cation channel type 1B.1, translated to MDPEAFLDMANQFIKLKMYPYFDIAHSVLCALHVREDLGPGAQAFSRKHPLSCWLSTMLVTFASGMVCNALLGEPVLAPLKNTPQVLVATVVWYVIFYTPFDIGYKVAKFLPVKIVCATLKEIYRCKKVYDGVTHAGKLYPDAYLIMVIIGTLKGNGAGFTKLFERLIRGVWTPTAMELMQPSFPTKASMVASIIFVLDKKTDLISAPHALVYFGIVIFFVYFKLSSILLGIHDPFVPFENLFCALFLGGIWDSLAKFLGRGQAKDEKADAKKKD
- the LOC143354031 gene encoding uncharacterized protein LOC143354031 isoform X1, whose amino-acid sequence is MSKWSEKLVVKFLKVYKQHPCLWNPYDRRYYNCNEKNEALQRIIDDLRIPGFTVTDYLQQIKLIREKYKNEQLRTIKGLQTQKQYKSPVPWYNIVAEMLMRVINDEAKVSSVGPTRIVPPDTSVLKSLSSDDICHSNRKETKTRIQPCTNATCDIVARRSRSARSSIKYMPRKTTEVRSTARTKYVLCPQARNASKAQDGDRLSTYKPRRDSNSKVLEYPRTPSNSVNSMATDSTKDSTKKYEPPFLKCPSCGWENDEHKTVKSSVEKPKQDQRTITPCANYYSDSPGLKYIPCSGCIKDATYCTIHPETYTDDSGDFVRDFSKPAPAKIPKLDKETQTTESPQLQVVQLDPGEKNAFEGGAIEACTRFKIILPDSKKNSGGIPVGTQSVCQCTQGVQCSKPELCTKGTQLSLELKKNDAHTSTVEYREWGTQCIVCLPEERRRSASIQTINHMQEKQVGVYTVKQNLEDKAVNVNGQASKGTQSTVCVSRGSTARSSSLERTRDVETSSSVQRVHSSGSVTTVCYKSVGTGGECVPPSRAKSHGSLKGCIRQKDYKEAAVGETEAYMKACNAETCPRNMSELIKDPTVTTALQQLLCKMLSSKINRGSRCVKSQTDYEQKKYSTDCATDATEMVKRIKEFAITALGVDLTKDECVQTLSNAETHSVCVNKLTMTREDPYKLVYRSTGVQGDGSEGAPTLKEAKKLVADKEVCTHCEYRDIGTNGSLLQTRDTGIQNGLDNSVCSNKINIDKQHRITVGTQKRDPILVRVIKCTDSQAIKKSDKETLTLKTEDDLEKKFLDKRVETCGRSTCVPYTICISSNQEEPKFQVNCDYRKRSSMDRCDDNCKGKLYCDQDWTDVTNTDAFNCMHTPKIPLCTTRKCTFARNNY
- the LOC143354031 gene encoding uncharacterized protein LOC143354031 isoform X2 produces the protein MSKWSEKLVVKFLKVYKQHPCLWNPYDRRYYNCNEKNEALQRIIDDLRIPGFTVTDYLQQIKLIREKYKNEQLRTIKGLQTQKQYKSPVPWYNIVAEMLMRVINDEAKVSSVGPTRIVPPDTSVLKSLSSDDICHSNRKETKTRIQPCTNATCDIVARRSRSARSSIKYMPRKTTEVRSTARTKYVLCPQARNASKAQDGDRLSTYKPRRDSNSKVLEYPRTPSNSVNSMATDSTKDSTKKYEPPFLKCPSCGWENDEHKTVKSSVEKPKQDQRTITPCANYYSDSPGLKYIPCSGCIKDATYCTIHPETYTDDSGDFVRDFSKPAPAKIPKLDKETQTTESPQLQVVQLDPGEKNAFEGGAIEACTRFKIILPDSKKNSGGIPVGTQSVCQCTQGVQCSKPELCTKGTQLSLELKKNDAHTSTVEYREWGTQCIVCLPEERRRSASIQTINHMQEKQVGVYTVKQNLEDKAVNVNGQASKGTQSTVCVSRGSTARSSSLERTRDVETSSSVQRVHSSGSVTTVCYKSVGTGGECVPPSRAKSHGSLKGCIRQKDYKEAAVGETEAYMKACNAETCPRNMSELIKDPTVTTALQQLLCKMLSSKINHEQKKYSTDCATDATEMVKRIKEFAITALGVDLTKDECVQTLSNAETHSVCVNKLTMTREDPYKLVYRSTGVQGDGSEGAPTLKEAKKLVADKEVCTHCEYRDIGTNGSLLQTRDTGIQNGLDNSVCSNKINIDKQHRITVGTQKRDPILVRVIKCTDSQAIKKSDKETLTLKTEDDLEKKFLDKRVETCGRSTCVPYTICISSNQEEPKFQVNCDYRKRSSMDRCDDNCKGKLYCDQDWTDVTNTDAFNCMHTPKIPLCTTRKCTFARNNY